One window of Aphis gossypii isolate Hap1 unplaced genomic scaffold, ASM2018417v2 Contig00096, whole genome shotgun sequence genomic DNA carries:
- the LOC126553199 gene encoding putative nuclease HARBI1: protein MSAFNVCVRKIKTLNPRIDYFNLLDENEFVRRFRLKKSTVDKILNEIVDQLKNSTDRNNSIDPITQLLVTLRFYATGNFLITVGDFGGISVASAGKIVKRVSYALAFLSRRYIRLPETPEEKIELKVQFYGLARFPKVIGAIDCTYIKLQSPSREYGELYRNRKGYFLLNVQALVNANLEFMDVVVCWPGSAHDSNIFANSRLKTRMELPEFSDCIILRDSGYALSHYLLTLLARPITNAERLYNESQIRSRNVVEHSFGVWKRRFPVLFFGLCLKMETTMAVIQACAILHNIARLQRDPQPPDDIENIKQVLSAEILEIEAATQPQINSPAQVLRTALIIEHFSVL from the exons atgtcAGCGTTTAATGTATGTGttcgtaaaattaaaacacttaacCCAcgcattgattattttaacttgttgGATGAAAATGAATTTGTTAGACgatttcgtttaaaaaaatcaactgttgataaaattttaaacgaaataGTGGATCaactaaaaaattcaactgACAG aaataacTCTATTGATCCAATAACACAGTTGCTCGTCACATTAAGGTTTTATGCTACTGGGAACTTTTTAATCACAGTTGGTGACTTTGGTGGTATTAGTGTAGCATCTGCTGGAAAAATTGTTAAACGAGTCAGTTATGCACTAGCTTTTTTAAGTAGAAG GTATATCAGATTACCAGAAACGCCTGAAGAGAAAATAGAGCTGAAGGTACAATTTTATGGTTTGGCTCGGTTTCCAAAAGTTATAGGGGCAATAGATTGCACCTACATAAAATTACAGTCTCCATCAAGAGAGTATGGTGAACTATACCGTAATAGAAAAGGATATTTTTTGCTTAACGTCCAAGCATTGGTCAATGCCAATCTAGAATTTATGGATGTAGTTGTTTGTTGGCCAGGTTCAGCACACGATAGCAATATTTTTGCAAATAGTAGGCTAAAGACACGAATGGAGCTTCCAGAGTTCTCCGACTGCATAATTCTGAGAGACTCAGGCTATGCACTTTCACATTATTTGCTAACTCTTTTAGCACGTCCGATCACAAATGCAGAAAGGTTATATAATGAGTCACAAATTAGGTCTCGTAATGTGGTAGAGCACTCATTTGGAGTCTGGAAACGCAGGTTTCCAGTACTGTTTTTTGgactttgtttaaaaatggaGACAACGATGGCAGTTATTCAGGCATGTgcaatattgcataatattgcaCGATTACAAAGAGATCCACAACCACCAGATGACATTGAGAATATTAAACAAGTATTAAGTGctgaaatattagaaatagaaGCAGCAACACAACCCCAAATTAACAGTCCAGCACAAGTTTTAAGAACTGCACTTATAATAGAACATTTTTCTGTTTtgtga